One Alligator mississippiensis isolate rAllMis1 chromosome 1, rAllMis1, whole genome shotgun sequence genomic window carries:
- the LOC102573002 gene encoding baculoviral IAP repeat-containing protein 5, with the protein MAEAALPPEWRLYLPAERAATFRAWPFTEGCACTPGRMAAAGFVHRPSDNSPDVAQCFFCLKELEGWEPDDDPADEHRKHSPACAFLSLQKDVADLTLQEFLKLDKERMRNMIKKQISQKVTEVEEAAKDMRRYIAKLTS; encoded by the exons ATGGCGGAGGCCGCGCTGCCGCCCGAGTGGCGCCTTTACCTTCCCGCGGAGCGCGCCGCCACCTTCCGCGCCTGGCCCTTCACAGAGGGCTGCGCCTGCACTCCCGGCCGG ATGGCGGCGGCGGGGTTCGTGCACCGCCCGAGCGACAACTCCCCGGACGTGGCGCAGTGCTTCTTCTGCCTCAAGGAGCTCGAGGGCTGGGAGCCCGACGACGACCCCGC GGACGAGCACCGGAAGCACTCCCCTGCCTGCGCCTTTCTCTCCCTTCAGAAGGACGTTGCTGACCTGACACTGCAGGAGTTCCTGAAGCTGGACAAGGAACGGATGAGAAACATGATT aAAAAGCAGATCTCTCAGAAGGTGACAGAGGTTGAAGAAGCAGCAAAGGACATGCGTCGCTACATTGCAAAGCTGACCTCCTGA